CTCACGAGCAGGTCGATGAGCTTGATGCCGATGAAAGGGGCGATGACGCCGCCGACGCCGTAGAGGAGGATGTTGCGGCGCAGCAGGGCCGTGCTGCTGCTGGGCCGGTAGCGGACGCCCCTCAGCGACAACGGGATCAGCGCGATGATGACGAGCGCGTTGAAGATGACGGCCGAGAGCATCGCCGACTGCGGCGTGGCCAGCTGCATGACGTTGAGGGTGTCGAGGCCGGGGAACAGCGTCACGAACATCGCCGGGATGATGGCGAAGTACTTGGCGATGTCGTTGGCGATGGAGAAGGTCGTCAGCGCGCCGCGGGTGATGAGCAGCTGCTTGCCGATGGCGACGATGTCGATGAGCTTGGTCGGGTCGGAGTCGAGGTCGACCATGTTGGCCGCCTCCTTCGCGGCCGACGTGCCCGTGTTCATCGCGACGCCGACGTCCGACTGGGCCAGAGCCGGCGCGTCGTTGGTGCCGTCGCCGGTCATGGCGACGAGCCGGCCGCCCTCCTGCTCGCGCTTGATGAGGGCCATCTTGTCCTCGGGAGTGGCCTCGGCGAGGAAGTCGTCGACACCGGCCTCGGCGGCGATGGACCTGGCCGTGAGCGGGTTGTCGCCGGTGATCATGACGGTGCGGATGCCCATGGCGCGCAGCTGGTCGAAGCGCTCCTTCATGCCGGGCTTGACGACGTCCTTGAGGTGCACGACACCGAGCGCCCGGGCGCCGGCGCCGGCCGTCTGCGACGCGACGACGAGCGGCGTGCCGCCACCGGTGGCGATGCGGTCGACGTCGGCGAGCACCTCGCGGGGCACCTGCCCCCCCTGGGCGCGCACCCAGGCCACGACGGCATCCGCCGCGCCCTTGCGCACGACCGTGCCGTCGGCGAGGTCGAGGCCCGACATGCGCGTCTGCGCGGTGAACTCCACTGCGGTGCAGCCGGTCTCGGTCGACCGGTCGAGGCCCGACCGCGTCTCCTCGTCGAGCGACTGGCCGGCCAGCTCGACGATCGATCGACCCTCGGGGGTCTCGTCGGCAAGGCTCGCGAGGTAGGCGTGCCGCACGAGGTCGCCCTCGTCGACGCCGGGGGCGGGGACGAGCTCGGTCGCCCGACGGTTGCCGAAGGTGATGGTGCCCGTCTTGTCGAGCAGCAGGGTCGACACGTCGCCCGCGGCCTCCACGGCGCGGCCCGACATGGCGAGGACGTTGTGCTGCACGAGGCGGTCCATGCCGGCGATGCCGATGGCGGACAGCAGGGCGCCGATCGTCGTCGGGATGAGGCAGACGAGCAGGGCGACGAGCACGACGGTCGGCTGGGCGGCGCCCGAGTAGATCGACAGCGGCTGGATGGCCATGACCGCCAGCAGGAAGATGATCGTCAGGGTCGTGAGCAGGATCGTCAGCGCGATCTCGTTCGGCGTCTTCTGCCGGGCGGCGCCCTCGACGAGGGCGATCATGCGGTCGATGAAGGTCTCGCCGGGCCGGGTGGTGATGCGCACGACGATGCCGTCGGACAGCACCGTGGTGCCGCCGGTGACGGCACAGCGGTCGCCACCCGACTCGCGGATGACGGGGGCGGACTCGCCGGTGATGGCCGACTCGTCGACGGTGGCCATGCCCTCGACGACGTCGCCGTCGCCGGGGATCACCTCGCCGGGCGAGACGACGACGAGGTCGTCGATGGTGAGGTCGGCGGCCGACACCTGCTCGGTCGTGCCGTCGGCGAGCCGGCGCCGGGCCAGCGTGTCGGTGCGGGTCGCCCGCAGCGTCGCCGCCTGGGCGCGACCGCGGCCCTCGGCGACGGCCTCGGCCATGTTCGCGAAGAGCACCGTGGCCCAGAGCCACACGGTGATGAGCCAGGCGAACCACGACGGTGACACGACCGCCACGACGGTCGTCAGCAGTGAGCCGACCCACACGACGAAGACGACGGGGGAGTGCCACACGTGGCGCGGGTCGAGCTTGCGCACGGCCTGGGGGAACGTGGCGACCATCTGGCGCGCCAACGACGTCGAGCTGCCGGGGCGCGTGGCGTCGGTCACCGACGGGGCGGATGCCGGGTCGCCGGCACCGTGGGCACCGTGGGCACCGTGGGCACCGGGGGCACCCGCGGTGGGGCCGTCGCCGCCCGCGGCGGCGGGACGGGTCGAGGTGGTGGACGGGGTGGGGGTCATGCGAGTGCCTCCGCGAGGGGTCCGAGAGCGAGGGCCGGGAAGAAGGTGAGGCCGGTGACGACGACCGCCACCGCGACGAAGAGCCCGGCGAACGTGGGGGTGTGGGTGGGCAGGGTGCCCGCGATGGTGGGGCGCCGGCGCTGGGCCACGAGTGACCCGGCGAGCGCCAGGGTCAGCACGATCGGCACGAAGCGGCCGAGCAGCATGGCGAGGGCCAGCGTGAGGTTGAGGTAGGGCGTGTCGGCGCTGAGGCCGGCGAACGCGCTGCCGTTGTTGTTCGAGGCCGACGTGTAGGCGTACATGACCTCGGTGAGGCCGTGCGGCCCCGACGCGAGCATCTGCGACGACACGACGGGCGCCACCATGGCGATGCCGGTGAGCGACAGCACGAGCGCCGGCATGACGAGCAGGGCGAGGGCGGTGAGGGTGATCTCGCGCCGGCCGATCTGCTTGCCGAGCAGCTCGGGGGTGCGTCCGACCATGAGCCCGGACAGGAACACGGTGAGCACGGCCAGCAGCAGGGCGCCGTAGAGGCCCGTGCCGACGCCTCCGGGCGCGACCTCGCCGAGCAGCATCCCGAAGAGGGCCCCGCCGCCGCCGAGGGCGCTGTAGCTCTCGTGCATCGAGTTCACGGCGCCGGTCGAGGTGCCGGTGGTGCTGGCGCCGAAGAGCGCGGAGGCCCAGGAGCCGAAGCGCACCTCCTTGCCCTCCATGCCACCGAGGGGCCCGCTCGCGGCGGAGACCTCGGCCCACGTGACGACCGCGACCAGCAGCCCCCACAGGGTGGCCATGAAGCCGAGCACCGCGACGCCCTGGCGGCGGTCGCCGACGAGGATGCCGTACGTGCGGGGGAGCGAGAACGGCACGACGAGCATGAGGAAGATCTCGACGAGGTTCGTCAGCGGCGTCGGGTTCTCGAAGGGGTGGGCGGAGTTGGCGTTGAAGTAGCCGCCGCCGTTGGTGCCGAGCATCTTGATCGCCTCCTGCGAGGCGACGAGCCCGCCCTGGACGACCTGCTGGCCGCCGTCGAGCGTCGTCACGGACGTGGGGGCCGCGAGGTTCTGCACGACCCCGCCGAGCAGCAGGACGACGGCGCCGACGAGCGCGACGGGCAGCAGCACCCGGACGGTGCCGCGCACGAGGTCGACCCAGAAGTTGCCGATGCCGGTGCCGTTCGAGCGGACCAGACCGCGCACGAGCGCGATCGCGACGGCGAGCCCGACGGCGGGCGAGACGAAGTTCTGCACCGTGAGGCCGAGCGCCTGCACGACCGGCGACGCGCCGGCCTCACCGGCGTACGACTGCCAGTTCGTGTTCGTCACGAACGACACGGCGGTGTTGAGCGCGGTGTCGAGGTGCATCGAGGCCCCGCGGGCCAGGGGCAACACGCCCTGCAGCGCGATGAGCAGGAAGAGCAGGACGATGCCGACGACGGAGAAGCCGAGCACCGCCACGGCGTACGAGCCCCACCGCTGCTCCGAGCGCGGGTCGACACGGCAGAGGCGGTAGACGAGCGACTCGACCCTCCAGTCGCGCTCGTCGGTGAAGACCTTCGCCATCCACCCCCCGAGCGGCACGTGGGCGGCGGCGAGCGCGGCGACGAGCACGCCGATGGTGAGCAGGCCGAAGACGGTGTCGCTCATCAGAAGCGGTCCGCGTGGAGCAGGACGTGCACGAGGTACCCGATGAGGGCGAGCCCGATGACGCCCAGGGCGATGTTTTCGATCATGCGAGATGTCTACGAGCCGACGGGCCACCCCTCCCGCGTCGTTGACCGGCCCCTGACGGCTCTTGACGGGTTCTTGACGCCCCGGTGGGTAGTCTCGGCGGCGTGTCAGCATCGCTCGAGCTGTGGCCGTCGTCGCCCCGCCGCACCGGCCCGCCGTCGCGGCTGGACCGCATCCGCCGCAAGGTCGTCGAGCTGCCCTCGGCGGTGCTGCTCGTGGTGCAGCTGCTGGCCCTGCTGGCCTACCCCTTCATGGAGACCGCGTCGCTCGGCGACTTCGCCGGTTTCGGCAAGGCCCTCTTCGGCCTCGTCGGGCTCTTCGTCCTGTTCCTCGCCGTGCGGGCCGTGCGGGCCACCCCCGCCCTCACGTGGATCGCCTCGGTGCTCGGGGTCCCGGTCGTCGTGCTGACCGTCGCCGAGGCGGTGTGGCCCGACAACAACCCGGTCGCCTTCACCTCGGCGCTGCTGCACGCGCTGTTCTACTTCTACACGGGCTACGCGCTGCTGCGGTACATGTTCGCCGACAACTGGGTCACCCGTGACGAGCTGTACGCCACCGGGTCGACCTTCACCGTCGTGGCCTGGGGCTTCGCCTACCTCTACGTCGCCGTCCAGTTCATCTGGCCAGGGTCTTTCACCGTCTACGGCGAGACGGGCGTGCCCGGTGAGCGCTCGTGGTACGAGCTGCTGTACCTGTCGATCACGACGATGACGAGCACGGGCCTGTCGGACATCTACGCCATCTCGCCCCACGCCCGCTCGTTCGTGCTGCTGCAGCAGATCGCCGGCATGCTCTACGTCGCGCTCGTCGTCTCGCGGCTCGTCGGGCTGACCATCGCCCGCTTCCGCAACTAGCGGCCGCCCTCGGGTCGACGGGGGCGGTCGCCGGCGCCGGGCGGTCAGCCGTCGAGCTGCCCGAGGGTGGCCAGGCTCGGACCGCGCCGACCCCGGACGTCGCGGGCGACCGCCTCGACGTCGCGCAGCAACCGCAGGGCGTTGCCGCGCACGAGGGCGGCGACGTCGCCCTCCGACCACGACCGGTCGAGCAGCGCGGCCACGAGCCGCGGGTATCCGCTGACGTCCTCGAGCCCGAGGGGGAACGTGTCGGTGCCGTCGTAGTCGCCGCCGAGCCCGACGTGCTCGACGCCGGCCACCTCGCGCACGTGCTCGAGGTGGCGCACGACGTCGTCGACGGTCGCGTCGGGCTTGGGGTGCCGGCGCTGCCACGTGGCGCTGAACGCGCCGAAGGCCACCCAGTCGCGGGGGTCGACCCCGGCATCCGAGGCCGCCGCCATCGCCTCGCGGTGCCAGGCCGCCGTCGCCCGCGAGACGAACTCGGGCACGAAGGTCACCATGCACACGCCGCCGTTGGCGGGCAGCGCCTCGAGGACGTCGTCGGGGACGTTGCGCGGGGTGTCGCACTGCGCGAGGGCCGACGAGTGGCTGAAGACCACCGGCGCCTCGGTCGTCGCGAGCGCCGCCCGCATGGTCGTCGCGGCGACGTGGCTGAGGTCGACCATGACGCCGAGACGGTTCAGCTCGCGCACGACCTCGTGGCCGAAGGCGGTCAGCCCGCCCGCCACGGGCACGTCGGTCGCCGAGTCGGCCCAGGGCGTGTTGTCGTTGTGGGTGAGGGTCAGGTAGCGCACCCCGAGCGCGTGCAGCATCCGCAGCACGGCGAGGCTCCCGTCGATCGAGTGGCCGCCCTCGGCGCCGAGCAGCGACGCGACCCGCCCGGATGCCGTCGCGGCCTCGACCTCGTCGGCCGTGCGGGCCAGCGCGAGGTCACCCCGGTACCGCGCGACCATCGCGTGCACGGCATCCACCTGCTGGAGGGTGGCGACGACGGCCTCGGGGCCCGGCAGGGTGCTCGGTACGAAGACCGACCAGAACTGGGCGCCGACGCCACCCTCGCGCAGGCGGGGGAGGTCGGTGCACGTCGTCGTCAGGCGGGTGGCGAGGTCGAGGCGGTCGAAGTCGTAGCCGACCTGCTCGCGGGCCTCCCACGGCAGGTCGTTGTGCCCGTCGACGAGGGGGTGGCGGGCGAGCAGCCGGCGGGCCCGGTCGAGGGTCACGGCGGGGTCGGCCGGGTCGGCGACGTGCGCAGGGTCGGAGGTGCCGGCGTGCTCGGCGGACGTCTCGGGCATGTCCGTCATTGAACACGGCGGCCTCTAGAGTGGGCGCATGACCCCGCCCGAGAGGAGCGTCGCCCTGGTGACGCTCGGATGCACCCGGAACGAGGTCGACTCCGAGGAGCTGGCTGGACGACTGCTCGCCGAGGGGTGGCGGCTCGTCGACGACGCCGCCGAGGCCGACGTCGCCGTCGTCAACACGTGCGGCTTCGTCGAGCAGGCCAAGAAGGACTCCATCGACGCCCTCCTCGAGGCCTCCGACCTCAAGGGGGAGGGGGCGCGCACCCAGAAGGTCGTCGCCGTCGGCTGCCTCGCCGAGCGGTACGGCACCGAGCTCGCCGACCAGCTGCCCGAGGCCGACGCGGTGCTCGGCTTCGACTCCTACCGCGACATGAGCACGCACCTGCAGACGATCCTCGCCGGCGGGCACGTCGCGAGCCACACGCCCGGCGACCGTCGGCGCCTGCTGCCCCTCAGCCCCGCCTCGCGGCAGGCGAGCGCCGCGTCCGTCGCCACCCCGGGCCACGGTGACGTGGCCCCGACGGGTGGGACCGTGCCCACGACCGCCCCCGTGACCGACGCCACCGACCTGCCGGATGCCGTCGACCGCGGGCTGGCCGTGCCGGCATCCGGGCCCCCGGTCGTGCGCGCCCGGCTCGACGGGCGCCCCTGGGCCCCGCTCAAGATCGCGTCCGGCTGCGACCGGCGGTGCTCGTTCTGCGCGATCCCGATGTTCCGCGGTGCCTTCGTCTCGCGGCGGCCCGCCGAGATCGTCACCGAGGCGCGGTGGCTGGCGGCGCAGGGCGTGCGCGAGCTGTTCCTCGTGTCCGAGAACTCGACGTCGTACGGCAAGGACCTCGGCGACCTCGACCTGCTCGAGGCGCTGCTGCCCGACCTCACGGCCATCGACGGGGTCGAGCGCGTCCGGGTCAGCTACCTGCAGCCCGCCGAGATCCGACCGGGCCTGCTGCGGGCGATGGCGCAGACGCCGGGCGTCGTGCCCTACTACGACATCTCCTTCCAGCACGCGTCGGAGCCGCTGCTGCGCCGCATGCGCCGCTTCGGCTCGCGCGAGGCCTTCCTCGACCTGCTCGCCCGCGTCCGGGCCGACTCGCCGGAGGCCGGCATCCGCTGCAACGTCATCGTCGGCTTCCCCGGCGAGACCGAGGACGACCTCGCCGAGCTCGAGGCCTTCCTCGTCGAGGCGCGTCTCGACGTCGTCGGCGTGTTCGGCTACTCCGACGAGGACGGCACGGAGGCCGAGAACCTCGACGGCAAGCTGCCCCCGCACGTCGTGGCCGAGCGGCTCGACCGCTTCAGCCGGCTCGTCGAGCAGCTGAACGCCGACCGCGCCGAGGAGCGCGTCGGCGAGCACGTCGTCGTGCTCGTCGAGGAGGTCGACGCCGACGAGCACACCGTCACCGGCCGCGCGGCCTTCCAGGGGCCCGACGTCGACGGCGAGACGACGGTGGTGCTGGCGCCCGGGGCGCCGCTGCCCGCCGTCGGTGAGCTCGTCGCCGCCGTGGTCACCGCCGCCGAGGGCATCGACCTGGTGGCGGAGGTGCCTTGAGCCCGCACGCGGGGGAGGGGCCGGCACCGCAGCCGACCGACTGGAACCTGCCCAACGCGCTGACGGTGCTGCGCATCCTGCTCGTGCCCGTCTACGGCGCGCTGCTGCTGCACGACGACGGCAGCCGGCCGTGGTGGCGGTTCGCCGCCTGGGTCGTCTTCGCCGTGGCCGCCCTCACCGACGGCCTCGACGGCAAGCTGGCCCGCAGCCGCGGCCAGATCACGAACTTCGGCAAGATCGCCGACCCCATCGCCGACAAGGCCCTCACCGGCATGGCCTTCATCGGGCTGTCGCTGCTCGGGTCGGTGTGGTGGTGGGTCACCGTCGTCATCCTCGTCCGTGAGTTCGGCATCACGCTCCTGCGCTTCGTCGTCATCCGCCACGGGGTCATGCCGGCGGGGCGCGGCGGCAAGCTCAAGACGATGCTGCAGACGTTCTCTCTCGGCCTGCTCACGCTGCCGCTCTGGGTGGCACCCCTCGGTGACCTGTGGGAGTGGGGCGCCTACGCCCTGCTCGCCGCGGCCGTCGTCGTGACGGTGGCCAGCGGGGTCGACTACGTCTTCAAGGCGGTCAGGCTGCGCGAGACAAGCGAGCGCACCCGCCTGCGTCGGGCCCGCCGCGAGGGGGCCCGACGCGAGTGACGCCCTCGGAGGGGCTCGTGCGCCTGCTCACCGAGCGGGGTGAGACGCTCTCCTGCGCCGAGTCGCTGACGGCCGGCCTCGTCGCGGCGACGGTCGCCGACACACCCGGGGCGTCGGCGGTGCTGCTCGGCGGCGTCGTCGCCTACGCGCCGCGGCTCAAGGTCGAGCTGCTCGGCGTGCCGGCCGAGCTCATCGACCGGGTCGGCACGGTCGACCCGGCCGTGGCGGTCGCCCTCGCCGAGGGGGTGCGCGCCCGCACGGGTTCGACCTGGGCCCTGTCGACGACCGGGGTCGCCGGTCCCGGCCCGTCCGAGGGCAAGCCCGCGGGCACCGTCCACGTCGCGGTCGCCGGCCCGACGGGAACAGTGACGCGAGCCCTGCGGTTGACCGGTACACGCGAAGAGGTGCGACGCCGCACGGTCGACGAGCTGCTCGGGTGGGCCTGCTCCGTCGTCTCCGACTGTGGATGATCCCCTGCCGTCCGGCCGGGGGCTGGGGGTACGGTAGGACCCTGACCGGTCACCCCGCGCCACGTCGCACCCCCAGCCAGAACAGCCATCCCAGCCACCGGAGGAGGACGCCATGACGACGCTGCTTCGACGCGAGCTCGGCGACGTCCTGCGGGAGCGTCGTCGGGCGCAGGGCCGGACGCTGCGCGAGGTGTCGGCCACGGCGTCCGTCTCGCTCGGGTACCTCAGCGAGGTCGAGCGCGGCGAGAAGGAGGCCTCCTCCGAGCTGCTCGCGTCCATCTGCGGGGCCCTCGAGCTGCCCCTCTCGCGGGTGCTCATCGACGTCTCCACGCGCATGGCCGAGTCGGAGGGTCTCGCGCCCACCGTCACCCTGCCCCTCGCGCAGGCCGACGTCGTCTCGGCCTCCGCCGCCTGATCGGCCCCCGTCACCTCGTGATGCCCCCGTCCTCACGCGCGCCGTTGGCGGCGCTCGACGCCCGACTGGATGCCGTCGTGGGGCAGGACGGTTCGCCCGCGAGCATCTCGGCGTGGTGGGGCGGCCTCGACGGTGAGCAGTGGTGGTCACGACGCGACGACGTGCCGCACTACGCGGCCTCGACGATGAAGCTGCCGCTCGTGATCGCGGCGCAGCGGCTCGTCGTGGCCGGGCGGCTGCGACCCGATGAGGCGGTCGCGGTCGACGACCGGTTCGCGTCCGTGGCGGACGGGTCCGTCTTCGCGATGGACGAGGACGACGACCAGGACCCTGACACGTGGGCGGCGCTCGGCGGTACGCGGACGCTCGCCCAGCTCATGGAGCACGCGGTCATCCACTCCGGCAACCTCGCCACCAACCTGCTCCTCGGCCGGGTCGGTCTGCCCGCCGTCGCCTACGTGCTCGCCGACGCCGGCTGCTCCTCGGGCACCGTCGTGGGCCGTGGGATCGAGGATGCCGTCGCCCGCCGGGCCGGCATCACGAACACCGTCACCGCCGCCGACCTCGCCCGGCTGCTCACGCTCGTCGCGCGCCGCGACCCGGCGCTCGGCGGACCGGAGGTCTGCGAGCCGATCGAGGCGGTGCTGGCCCGTCAGACCCACGTCGACCAGATCCCGGCCGGACTGCCGGCCGGGACGCCCACGGCGAGCAAGTCGGGGTGGATCCCGGGGGTCTCGCACGACGCCTGCACCATCCGCCCCGACGCCGCTTCGGGGCGGGAGCCCTTCGTGCTCGTCGTGTGCACCACCGTCGACCTGCCGATGGACCAGGCCGCTCGGCTCGTGGCGTCGGTCGCGGCCGACGTCTGGGCCGCCGGCTGACCGGTGCCGCTCGGTCGCTCCGGACACCGCACGTTCCTGACCGGCCACCTGGGCCACCACCCCTGACCACCCACCCTGACCACTCACCCTGACCACCCACCCTGCCGACCACTCTGGAGAGCCGTGACCCGCATCGAGACCGTGACGGCGACGACGACCTCGGTGAATCTGCACACGCCGTTCGTCACCGCCCTGCGTCGCACGACGACGACGGACACGGTCGTCGTCACGGTCACCGACAGCGACGGGCGCACCGGCTGGGGCGAGGCGCCGCAGGTGTGGCAGGTGACGGGGGAGTCGCTCGCCGGCGCGACCGCGTGCGTCCGCACGATGCTCTCGCCCGCCGTCACCGGTCTGGCCCTCGACGACCGCGACGACCTCGACGTCGCCCTGACGCGGGTGCAGCGAACCGTCGCCCGCAACTTCGGGGCCAAGGCCGCGCTCGACGCCGCCCTGCACGACCTCTTCGCGCAGTCGCAGGGCACGACGGTCGCCGCGGTCGTCCGCGGGTGGGTGGCCGGGTCAGGAGGTCCGACCCCTGACGGCGGCCTCGACGGCATCCGGCTCACGACCGACGTCACCCTCTCGGCGGGTGACGCCTCGGCCCTCGCCGACACCGCGCGGGCGAGGGTGGCCGACGGGTTCGCCACCCTCAAGATGAAGGTGGGCACCGACGCGGCGACCGACGTCGCCCGGGTCGCGGCGGTCCGCGCAGCCGTCGGGGCGGACGTCGGCATCCGGCTCGACGCGAACCAGGGCTGGAGCCGCGAGGAGGCGGTGGAGGTGATCCGGGCGCTCGCCGACGCCGGTCTCGGGGTCGAGCTCGTCGAGCAGCCCGTCGTGGCCGAGGACGTCGAGGGGCTGGCCTGGGTGCGGGAGCGGGTGCCGCTGCCGGTCATGGCCGACGAGTCGTGCTACGGACCGTTCGACCTCGAGCGCATCATCCGCCTCGGCGCGGCCGACCTCGTCAACGTCAAGCTGGCCAAGTGCGGCTCGCTGCGCACCGGCGCCGCCCTGTTGCACCGCGCCCACGAGGCCGGCCTGGGCACCATCGTCGGCTCGATGATGGAGACCCACGTCGGGCTCGGCGCCGCGGCCTCGCTCGTCGCCGCCGTGCCGACCACCCTCGTCAGCGACCTCGACGCGGCCTGGTGGGCCACGTGCTCACCGGTCGTGGGCGGGATCGCGTACGAGGGCGAAGCCGTCCTGCTGCCGTCCGGGCCAGGGCTCGGTGTCACGGGCTGGGTTGTGGCGGGCGCGGACCGCCCCACCACCCGGGCCTGAGGCCGGGGTGGTGGGGCCGTCGGAGAGGGTTCCGCGCGCCGGCTCAGCTGCCGGGTCAGTTGCCGACGACGCGCAGCGAGAACGAGCCCGAGCCGGCATCCTGCACGGAGGCCGTGATCCCCACGGCGCGGAGCGACTCGACGGCCGCCCGCTGCTCGTCGGGCACCTGGGGCAGGTACTGCTTCTCGAGGCGGTCGAGGTCGACGTACACGGCCGCGGTCGCCTTCGACGTGTCGCCCATCGCCGCCGTGAAGGCGTCGGAGTCACCGAGGCGCCCGCCCGACTTCAGCGCGCCGACGTAGTCGGGAGTCGTGCCGAGGTAGAGCGTGTCGCCGTCGACCTCACGGGTGAGGGTGCCGGGGGCCCCGGCGGTCCGCTCGAGGGTCTCGACGAGCTGGTCGGCCCGGTTGGCGTCGGTGGAGACGATCTTGGCGCCGATCGAGGGGACGCCGTCGCCGAGCTGCTGGTCGGGCACGGAGACCGTCAGCGACCGGCCGAGCAGCACCTGCGCGTCGTCGGGCAGGGTCACCCCGAGCTGCTGCTCGACGGCGGCGAGCCGGTCGGCGCCGTCGCCGGAGCCGTCGATCATCTTCTCGATCTGCGGCCACGCGGCCTTGAGCGCGTCGCCCGCACCGGACACGTGCACGGCGGCGAGCGTGTCGTCGGGAAGGTTCGCCAGCTGGGTGCCGTCGCCGGGCGCCGGGGTGTACCCGGGGATCGCCGTCACGCCGCGGGTGATGCCGGCCACCTCGACGTACGAGGGGTCGAAGCGCATCGCGACGGCGACACGGCCGCTGGCGGCGCCCTTGGCGCCGGCCAGACCGGACAGGCCCGACATCATGGCCGAGCCGTTGCCGAGGCCGCCGAGATCGCCCAGACCGCCGAGGTCGCTCGTGCTGCGGCCGGAGCCCCGGGACGACTCGAGCTCCTTGGCGGCGGGGGCGGTGTCGAACCAGGCCGAGGCCACGCCCTGCTCGCCGAGGGCCGACATGTCGTCGCTGAACTCGGGGTCGGCGGCGAGGCGTCCGCGGTCGACGGCCGCCAGGGTCGCGTCGCCCTGGCCCTTGGGGGTGACGATGGCGTAGCCGTCGCGCAGGCGCAGGTCGGTCTCGTCGGCGCCGTCGCACGCGAGCAGGCGGGTGAGGACGTCCTGGGCCTTGCCCTCGTCGCTGACCTGCACGGCCACGGCGACGTTCGGCTTGCCGGTGGTGCCACCGGGCCGCACGGCGAGGCCGACGCGGTCACCGAGCCACGGCTCGATGTCGCCGCTGTAGGAGAAGCGGGAGACGCAGTCGCTCTTCGCGTCGGCGGTGATGGCCTCCCACACCTTCTGGCGCGGGTCGCCGGAGCCGAGGGTGTCGCGCACCTGGGGCAGCTTGCCGAGGAAGCGCACGGCCGAGACCTTCTGGGCCGCGGAGGGGTCGACGTCGAGGCGGACGTAGGCAAAGGCGTCGCCGGGCAGGACGTCGGCCGGCTGGGCGCCGCCGCCGCTCAGCTGCGAGGCGGCGAACGCGCCCGCCCCGCCGACG
This is a stretch of genomic DNA from Terracoccus luteus. It encodes these proteins:
- the kdpF gene encoding K(+)-transporting ATPase subunit F, which codes for MIENIALGVIGLALIGYLVHVLLHADRF
- the kdpA gene encoding potassium-transporting ATPase subunit KdpA; this translates as MSDTVFGLLTIGVLVAALAAAHVPLGGWMAKVFTDERDWRVESLVYRLCRVDPRSEQRWGSYAVAVLGFSVVGIVLLFLLIALQGVLPLARGASMHLDTALNTAVSFVTNTNWQSYAGEAGASPVVQALGLTVQNFVSPAVGLAVAIALVRGLVRSNGTGIGNFWVDLVRGTVRVLLPVALVGAVVLLLGGVVQNLAAPTSVTTLDGGQQVVQGGLVASQEAIKMLGTNGGGYFNANSAHPFENPTPLTNLVEIFLMLVVPFSLPRTYGILVGDRRQGVAVLGFMATLWGLLVAVVTWAEVSAASGPLGGMEGKEVRFGSWASALFGASTTGTSTGAVNSMHESYSALGGGGALFGMLLGEVAPGGVGTGLYGALLLAVLTVFLSGLMVGRTPELLGKQIGRREITLTALALLVMPALVLSLTGIAMVAPVVSSQMLASGPHGLTEVMYAYTSASNNNGSAFAGLSADTPYLNLTLALAMLLGRFVPIVLTLALAGSLVAQRRRPTIAGTLPTHTPTFAGLFVAVAVVVTGLTFFPALALGPLAEALA
- the pgsA gene encoding CDP-diacylglycerol--glycerol-3-phosphate 3-phosphatidyltransferase, which encodes MSPHAGEGPAPQPTDWNLPNALTVLRILLVPVYGALLLHDDGSRPWWRFAAWVVFAVAALTDGLDGKLARSRGQITNFGKIADPIADKALTGMAFIGLSLLGSVWWWVTVVILVREFGITLLRFVVIRHGVMPAGRGGKLKTMLQTFSLGLLTLPLWVAPLGDLWEWGAYALLAAAVVVTVASGVDYVFKAVRLRETSERTRLRRARREGARRE
- a CDS encoding dipeptidase, with the protein product MPETSAEHAGTSDPAHVADPADPAVTLDRARRLLARHPLVDGHNDLPWEAREQVGYDFDRLDLATRLTTTCTDLPRLREGGVGAQFWSVFVPSTLPGPEAVVATLQQVDAVHAMVARYRGDLALARTADEVEAATASGRVASLLGAEGGHSIDGSLAVLRMLHALGVRYLTLTHNDNTPWADSATDVPVAGGLTAFGHEVVRELNRLGVMVDLSHVAATTMRAALATTEAPVVFSHSSALAQCDTPRNVPDDVLEALPANGGVCMVTFVPEFVSRATAAWHREAMAAASDAGVDPRDWVAFGAFSATWQRRHPKPDATVDDVVRHLEHVREVAGVEHVGLGGDYDGTDTFPLGLEDVSGYPRLVAALLDRSWSEGDVAALVRGNALRLLRDVEAVARDVRGRRGPSLATLGQLDG
- the rimO gene encoding 30S ribosomal protein S12 methylthiotransferase RimO, whose product is MTPPERSVALVTLGCTRNEVDSEELAGRLLAEGWRLVDDAAEADVAVVNTCGFVEQAKKDSIDALLEASDLKGEGARTQKVVAVGCLAERYGTELADQLPEADAVLGFDSYRDMSTHLQTILAGGHVASHTPGDRRRLLPLSPASRQASAASVATPGHGDVAPTGGTVPTTAPVTDATDLPDAVDRGLAVPASGPPVVRARLDGRPWAPLKIASGCDRRCSFCAIPMFRGAFVSRRPAEIVTEARWLAAQGVRELFLVSENSTSYGKDLGDLDLLEALLPDLTAIDGVERVRVSYLQPAEIRPGLLRAMAQTPGVVPYYDISFQHASEPLLRRMRRFGSREAFLDLLARVRADSPEAGIRCNVIVGFPGETEDDLAELEAFLVEARLDVVGVFGYSDEDGTEAENLDGKLPPHVVAERLDRFSRLVEQLNADRAEERVGEHVVVLVEEVDADEHTVTGRAAFQGPDVDGETTVVLAPGAPLPAVGELVAAVVTAAEGIDLVAEVP
- a CDS encoding ion channel produces the protein MSASLELWPSSPRRTGPPSRLDRIRRKVVELPSAVLLVVQLLALLAYPFMETASLGDFAGFGKALFGLVGLFVLFLAVRAVRATPALTWIASVLGVPVVVLTVAEAVWPDNNPVAFTSALLHALFYFYTGYALLRYMFADNWVTRDELYATGSTFTVVAWGFAYLYVAVQFIWPGSFTVYGETGVPGERSWYELLYLSITTMTSTGLSDIYAISPHARSFVLLQQIAGMLYVALVVSRLVGLTIARFRN
- the kdpB gene encoding potassium-transporting ATPase subunit KdpB, which produces MVATFPQAVRKLDPRHVWHSPVVFVVWVGSLLTTVVAVVSPSWFAWLITVWLWATVLFANMAEAVAEGRGRAQAATLRATRTDTLARRRLADGTTEQVSAADLTIDDLVVVSPGEVIPGDGDVVEGMATVDESAITGESAPVIRESGGDRCAVTGGTTVLSDGIVVRITTRPGETFIDRMIALVEGAARQKTPNEIALTILLTTLTIIFLLAVMAIQPLSIYSGAAQPTVVLVALLVCLIPTTIGALLSAIGIAGMDRLVQHNVLAMSGRAVEAAGDVSTLLLDKTGTITFGNRRATELVPAPGVDEGDLVRHAYLASLADETPEGRSIVELAGQSLDEETRSGLDRSTETGCTAVEFTAQTRMSGLDLADGTVVRKGAADAVVAWVRAQGGQVPREVLADVDRIATGGGTPLVVASQTAGAGARALGVVHLKDVVKPGMKERFDQLRAMGIRTVMITGDNPLTARSIAAEAGVDDFLAEATPEDKMALIKREQEGGRLVAMTGDGTNDAPALAQSDVGVAMNTGTSAAKEAANMVDLDSDPTKLIDIVAIGKQLLITRGALTTFSIANDIAKYFAIIPAMFVTLFPGLDTLNVMQLATPQSAMLSAVIFNALVIIALIPLSLRGVRYRPSSSTALLRRNILLYGVGGVIAPFIGIKLIDLLVSHLPL